From Actinopolyspora lacussalsi, a single genomic window includes:
- a CDS encoding hypothetical protein (product_source=Hypo-rule applied; cleavage_site_network=SignalP-noTM), which translates to MQTWARRGVQAALVTGGMLAAGTGVAAASGNCPDRPTSPLGDPLTPAEAAGDGTPSRSGLCFAGELFPEDGKDPFRDTVANATADTLVGVIEPIRDVPPEVDNERTQRLPRITDASEPDVERTVERTVEQTARQHWIPPRAESAERLPVEPPRSGPSTGLPELSWRTDVARSAPLGTPDRVEAQPRERSRGRHAAQETKPADGFHRSLSWSGPIGGVVDTLVDARKRVDAQPHVDESTTETLPLALVTPHTDPAVAPELAAPRGEGIVQAGPAVRSRNSPGLLLTDSVDLTSSGLDTGPDLRAVPRELLRSALSASSGVERPAEEAEPLRLPSEAHQRAEQIPTLVAPELLVATPDSASGPDGAELAEPLGEFNAFDGNVETGGFSRIARELSIEATTVIPAYEAEEDEVFFSERPELSRVVVRELDELAAAMPERQQVVSNPFRERPTARGAAPATMMALPLLDGHTYPLPALDANGMPKVGAV; encoded by the coding sequence ATGCAGACTTGGGCAAGGCGAGGCGTGCAAGCAGCGCTGGTGACCGGCGGAATGCTCGCGGCCGGTACCGGCGTAGCCGCGGCGTCCGGGAACTGCCCGGATCGTCCCACCTCACCGCTCGGTGACCCGCTGACTCCCGCGGAAGCGGCCGGAGACGGCACTCCCAGCCGCAGTGGGCTGTGCTTCGCCGGTGAGTTGTTCCCGGAGGACGGCAAGGATCCGTTCCGGGACACGGTCGCCAACGCCACTGCCGACACCCTCGTCGGCGTCATCGAACCCATACGCGACGTTCCACCCGAGGTCGACAACGAGCGCACCCAGCGGCTCCCCCGCATCACCGATGCGTCGGAGCCCGATGTGGAACGGACCGTCGAGCGGACCGTCGAGCAGACCGCCCGGCAGCACTGGATCCCGCCTCGTGCGGAATCGGCGGAGCGCCTGCCGGTGGAACCTCCCCGCTCGGGGCCGTCCACCGGGTTGCCCGAGTTGTCCTGGCGCACGGATGTGGCACGTTCCGCTCCGCTCGGAACCCCCGACCGTGTCGAGGCTCAGCCCAGGGAACGCTCCCGGGGGAGGCACGCGGCGCAGGAGACCAAACCGGCGGACGGCTTCCACCGCTCGTTGAGCTGGTCCGGGCCGATCGGCGGGGTCGTCGACACGCTCGTCGACGCCCGGAAGCGAGTCGATGCCCAGCCGCACGTCGACGAGAGCACCACCGAGACGCTGCCCCTCGCACTGGTCACACCGCACACCGATCCCGCCGTGGCTCCCGAACTGGCCGCCCCACGCGGCGAGGGGATCGTCCAGGCCGGTCCGGCCGTGCGGTCGCGTAACTCGCCGGGGCTGCTGCTCACCGATTCGGTCGATCTCACCTCGTCCGGGCTGGACACCGGGCCGGATCTGCGCGCGGTGCCGCGTGAGCTGCTGCGCTCGGCGCTGTCGGCGAGTTCCGGCGTTGAGCGCCCAGCCGAGGAGGCCGAGCCGCTCCGGCTGCCGAGCGAGGCGCATCAGCGAGCCGAGCAGATCCCCACCCTGGTGGCGCCGGAACTCCTGGTCGCCACTCCGGATTCGGCGAGCGGTCCGGACGGTGCCGAGCTCGCCGAGCCGCTGGGCGAGTTCAACGCCTTCGACGGCAACGTCGAGACCGGCGGCTTCTCCCGCATCGCACGCGAGTTGAGCATCGAGGCCACCACCGTCATCCCGGCGTACGAAGCCGAGGAGGACGAGGTCTTCTTCAGCGAGCGTCCCGAACTCTCGCGTGTGGTGGTGCGCGAGCTGGACGAGTTGGCCGCCGCGATGCCGGAGCGCCAGCAGGTGGTTTCCAACCCGTTCCGCGAGCGGCCCACCGCCCGTGGTGCCGCACCGGCGACGATGATGGCGCTGCCGCTGCTCGACGGGCACACCTATCCACTGCCCGCCCTGGATGCCAACGGTATGCCGAAGGTCGGTGCCGTGTGA
- a CDS encoding alpha-1,2-mannosyltransferase (product_source=KO:K13671; ko=KO:K13671; pfam=PF09594; transmembrane_helix_parts=Inside_1_6,TMhelix_7_26,Outside_27_83,TMhelix_84_106,Inside_107_118,TMhelix_119_136,Outside_137_171,TMhelix_172_194,Inside_195_200,TMhelix_201_220,Outside_221_267,TMhelix_268_290,Inside_291_302,TMhelix_303_320,Outside_321_323,TMhelix_324_341,Inside_342_347,TMhelix_348_367,Outside_368_381,TMhelix_382_404,Inside_405_453), with the protein MVYEHRKILCVIALCEFLAVVLVSAIDPHAHIDGEVYRLGAQAWLNGQPIYHDLPPTEVGLRLPFIYPPFAAVAFTPLALVSKTVAVALIMFVSHVALLITLYVILRTAEFSPSNRRTVLLVTAAVLPLATLAEPVRETLTYAQINLVLMALVAVDCLWRADGHRKLPYPRGILLGIAAGLKLTPAVFLLFFLLRRDLRAIVTTVLTFLVTVALGFLLAFDDAREFWLREVFASSDVSFGPRFTGDASIYAGNVSLRSLLSKLTVPEPWLSVCLGILILLMAGLAVFGMLSALRAREGQRRDHSTALVINAVFGLLISPISWSHHWVWIVPGLVLLFGRGYTRRDWPLLLSLGLAVELYLIGPHWLVPQGDGKELTWNFFEHLIGNAYVYLGVGFLVYQAFLGWKGRYSNSEARTSISEAANPGAANPGQRPVSEGSGPAGSTSSTAPDGHGG; encoded by the coding sequence ATGGTGTACGAACACCGAAAAATACTCTGTGTAATCGCACTGTGCGAGTTCCTCGCGGTGGTCCTCGTCTCGGCCATCGACCCGCACGCACACATCGACGGCGAGGTGTACCGGCTCGGAGCACAGGCGTGGTTGAACGGGCAACCGATCTATCACGACCTACCGCCCACCGAAGTGGGGCTGCGGCTCCCGTTCATCTACCCACCGTTCGCGGCCGTCGCGTTCACACCGCTGGCACTGGTCTCCAAGACGGTCGCCGTCGCACTGATCATGTTCGTCAGCCACGTCGCCCTGCTGATCACGCTGTACGTGATACTACGAACCGCCGAGTTCTCCCCGTCGAACCGACGAACCGTCCTGCTGGTCACCGCCGCGGTGCTGCCGTTGGCCACCCTCGCCGAACCGGTACGGGAAACCCTCACCTACGCACAGATCAACCTGGTGCTCATGGCGCTGGTGGCCGTCGACTGCCTGTGGCGGGCGGACGGCCACCGCAAGCTGCCTTACCCCAGGGGGATACTGCTCGGCATCGCGGCGGGACTCAAGCTCACACCCGCCGTGTTCCTGCTGTTCTTCCTGCTGCGCCGGGACCTGCGCGCGATCGTGACCACGGTGCTGACCTTCCTGGTGACCGTGGCACTCGGTTTCCTGCTCGCATTCGACGACGCGCGTGAGTTCTGGCTGCGCGAGGTGTTCGCCAGTAGCGACGTCTCGTTCGGACCGCGGTTCACGGGGGATGCCTCGATCTACGCGGGCAACGTCTCGCTGCGCTCGCTGCTGAGCAAGCTCACCGTGCCGGAACCCTGGTTGAGCGTCTGTCTCGGGATACTGATCCTGCTGATGGCGGGCTTGGCGGTGTTCGGGATGCTGTCGGCACTGCGCGCCCGGGAGGGACAGCGCCGGGACCACTCGACAGCGCTGGTGATCAACGCGGTGTTCGGCCTGCTGATCTCGCCGATCTCCTGGTCGCACCACTGGGTCTGGATAGTGCCGGGGCTGGTGCTGCTGTTCGGACGTGGGTACACGCGGCGCGACTGGCCACTGCTGCTCTCGCTGGGTCTCGCGGTGGAGCTCTACCTGATCGGTCCGCACTGGCTGGTTCCGCAGGGTGACGGCAAGGAGCTCACGTGGAACTTCTTCGAACACCTGATCGGCAACGCCTATGTGTACCTGGGAGTCGGTTTCCTGGTCTACCAAGCGTTTCTCGGCTGGAAAGGCCGGTACTCGAATTCCGAGGCGAGGACATCGATTTCCGAGGCGGCGAATCCCGGTGCGGCGAATCCCGGTCAACGGCCGGTTTCCGAGGGATCCGGTCCGGCGGGGAGCACGAGCTCGACCGCGCCGGACGGACACGGCGGTTGA
- a CDS encoding hypothetical protein (product_source=Hypo-rule applied): MLDRDGLRGTTDRLSDSVSDGLRTARREVDPLLRPVERVTGTVISGTTGEESLTGAVESGLGGLHDSLRETVSGETPGDIPDEASGGIGGTAVLPDDGVSAAHPGDTSDETGSNDSGASGSESDSREAAAFAAIDRNIAWLNHESRSERDGSPTEDRGGKLPFPSGDCGCDTDANTSGGGSHGGYGLGDSLPVSRSAVPSPGAITRANVYDPASPEGPQPGTTPD; this comes from the coding sequence GTGCTGGATCGCGACGGGCTCCGGGGAACCACCGACCGGCTGTCCGACTCGGTTTCCGATGGGCTGCGGACCGCGCGACGTGAGGTCGATCCGTTGCTGCGCCCCGTCGAACGAGTGACGGGCACCGTGATTTCCGGGACAACGGGCGAGGAATCGCTCACCGGAGCGGTCGAGTCGGGTCTGGGGGGACTGCACGACTCGCTACGCGAAACGGTCTCCGGGGAAACGCCGGGCGATATTCCGGACGAAGCCTCCGGCGGCATCGGTGGTACGGCGGTACTACCCGACGACGGTGTGTCCGCCGCACATCCCGGCGACACCTCCGACGAGACCGGGTCGAACGACTCCGGCGCGTCCGGTTCCGAATCCGACTCCCGGGAAGCGGCGGCGTTCGCCGCGATCGACCGGAACATCGCTTGGCTGAACCACGAATCGCGCTCCGAACGCGACGGTTCGCCCACGGAAGATCGTGGCGGGAAACTTCCTTTCCCGTCCGGTGACTGCGGCTGCGACACGGATGCCAACACCTCCGGCGGCGGCTCGCACGGCGGCTACGGTCTCGGGGACTCGCTTCCCGTTTCGCGGTCCGCCGTCCCCTCCCCCGGCGCCATAACGCGCGCCAATGTTTACGACCCCGCGAGCCCCGAGGGGCCGCAACCGGGTACCACTCCCGACTGA
- a CDS encoding putative PurR-regulated permease PerM (product_source=COG0628; cog=COG0628; pfam=PF01594; transmembrane_helix_parts=Inside_1_23,TMhelix_24_43,Outside_44_47,TMhelix_48_70,Inside_71_82,TMhelix_83_105,Outside_106_161,TMhelix_162_184,Inside_185_225,TMhelix_226_248,Outside_249_251,TMhelix_252_274,Inside_275_275,TMhelix_276_298,Outside_299_317,TMhelix_318_340,Inside_341_383): MSVFKVTDSDEAARVPVAIRTTAALSWRVLVILGMLYALGWLVGRLSVVVIPVAIALLLSALLAPAVAALSRLRVPRGLATAVVLVGGLAAVGGILTFVINAFIAGLPDLQRQLMASLDTIREWAATGPLHLGEAQINRYVDQVGNWLQDNQQRITSGALATATTFGSFLTGMLLMLFTLIFFLHDGRRIWLFLLGPMPEPLRSRLDLAGTRGFDSLIGYIRATGLVAVGDALGIGIGLAIIGVPLVVPLAALVFLAAFIPIVGAVASGAVAILVALVANGPISALLTLGVVLGVQQLEGNVLQPLLIGRAVRLHPLAVVLAISVGAIVAGIIGTLLAVPVLAMLNSAVRALYEGDGQAEPATAAVEGGREPPESDGEEPAPE; encoded by the coding sequence GTGAGCGTCTTCAAGGTCACGGATTCGGACGAAGCCGCCAGGGTTCCGGTCGCGATACGCACAACGGCAGCCCTCAGCTGGCGGGTGTTGGTCATTCTCGGCATGCTGTACGCCCTCGGCTGGCTGGTGGGCAGGCTGTCCGTGGTCGTCATCCCGGTGGCCATCGCGCTGCTGCTGTCCGCGCTGCTGGCTCCGGCCGTGGCGGCACTGTCCAGGTTGCGCGTACCGCGCGGACTGGCCACCGCGGTCGTACTGGTCGGCGGACTAGCCGCCGTGGGAGGCATCCTCACCTTCGTCATCAACGCGTTCATCGCGGGCCTGCCCGACCTGCAACGACAACTGATGGCCAGCCTGGACACCATCCGGGAGTGGGCGGCCACCGGTCCGCTGCACCTCGGTGAGGCGCAGATCAACAGATACGTGGACCAGGTCGGGAACTGGCTGCAGGACAACCAGCAGCGAATCACCAGCGGAGCGCTGGCCACGGCCACCACCTTCGGCAGCTTCCTTACCGGGATGCTGCTGATGCTGTTCACCCTGATCTTCTTCCTGCACGACGGCAGGCGGATCTGGCTGTTCCTGCTGGGCCCGATGCCGGAACCATTGCGCTCCCGGCTCGATCTGGCGGGCACGAGGGGATTCGACTCGCTGATCGGCTACATCCGGGCGACCGGCCTGGTGGCCGTCGGTGACGCGTTGGGCATCGGAATCGGGCTGGCCATAATAGGTGTCCCGCTGGTGGTGCCGCTGGCGGCGCTGGTGTTCCTCGCGGCGTTCATCCCGATCGTCGGTGCCGTGGCGTCCGGAGCGGTCGCGATACTCGTCGCCCTGGTCGCCAATGGACCGATCTCCGCGCTGTTGACGCTCGGGGTGGTGCTCGGCGTGCAGCAGCTCGAGGGCAACGTGCTGCAGCCACTGCTGATAGGCCGTGCGGTGCGGCTGCACCCGCTCGCCGTGGTGCTGGCGATCAGCGTGGGAGCCATAGTGGCGGGCATCATCGGTACGCTGCTGGCCGTACCGGTGCTGGCGATGCTCAACTCCGCCGTCCGCGCGCTTTACGAGGGCGACGGGCAAGCGGAACCGGCCACCGCCGCGGTGGAAGGCGGTCGGGAACCCCCCGAGAGCGATGGCGAAGAGCCCGCACCCGAATGA